A stretch of the Geovibrio thiophilus genome encodes the following:
- the cysK gene encoding cysteine synthase A, with product MRVFENNPASIGNTPLVRLNKICAAGNTFLAKIEGRNPAYSVKCRIGAALLWDALEKGKLRKGMTVIEPTSGNTGIGLAYAGAAMGIKVALIMPDNMSAERRMLMSAFGAECMLTDGALGMKGAVDKAVELAAKEPDRYFLPQQFENPANPAIHRATTGVEIWNDTDGQVDVIVSGIGTGGTITGIAQCLKLDKKKNIIAVGVEPDGSPVITQFMAGKPMIPGSHRIQGIGAGFIPKTLDVKLLDKVVTVPDDAAYDWTKRLATEEGILAGISSGAAVWAADTAVRELGLQGKTIVIILPDSGERYLSANIF from the coding sequence ATGAGAGTATTTGAAAACAACCCCGCCTCCATAGGGAACACGCCCCTCGTGAGGCTTAATAAGATATGTGCGGCGGGTAATACCTTCCTCGCTAAGATAGAAGGACGCAACCCCGCTTACTCCGTAAAGTGCAGAATAGGCGCCGCTCTTCTCTGGGATGCCCTTGAGAAGGGAAAGCTGAGAAAAGGGATGACGGTTATAGAACCCACCAGCGGGAACACGGGAATCGGGCTTGCCTATGCCGGGGCTGCCATGGGGATAAAGGTAGCTCTGATTATGCCCGATAACATGAGTGCGGAGCGCAGGATGCTTATGAGTGCCTTCGGCGCCGAATGTATGCTCACTGACGGCGCTCTCGGTATGAAGGGCGCGGTGGACAAGGCTGTGGAGCTTGCCGCAAAGGAACCCGACAGATATTTCCTGCCTCAGCAGTTTGAAAACCCCGCAAACCCCGCTATCCACAGAGCAACAACAGGGGTGGAAATCTGGAACGATACTGACGGACAGGTGGACGTGATAGTATCCGGAATAGGCACCGGCGGCACAATCACAGGCATTGCCCAGTGTCTTAAGCTTGATAAAAAGAAAAATATCATCGCCGTGGGTGTTGAGCCCGACGGCAGTCCGGTTATCACGCAGTTTATGGCGGGTAAGCCTATGATCCCCGGTTCCCACAGGATTCAGGGCATTGGTGCGGGCTTCATACCAAAAACCCTTGATGTTAAGCTTCTGGACAAGGTTGTCACCGTGCCGGATGACGCCGCCTATGACTGGACAAAAAGACTCGCAACGGAAGAGGGCATTCTCGCGGGAATCTCCTCCGGTGCCGCCGTATGGGCTGCGGATACTGCCGTCAGAGAGCTCGGACTTCAGGGGAAAACCATCGTAATAATCCTTCCCGATTCAGGGGAAAGGTATCTGTCAGCGAATATATTTTAG
- the tmk gene encoding dTMP kinase — translation MALDGIDGCGKSTHCIRLAEYFGSLGRKVLLTREPGGTEIGAELRARLLSSKYELEPESEMMLFFVDRLEHLTKKVIPALNEGMVVISDRFTASTFAYQVFGRGIPENVYTALERMALKIVPDVAVIIDNEPITCIARAKARLAEDGKFDTEGKFEQLSYDFFRSVRNGFLTFAERNGYVRIVDGLGTVEEVFSRILSNVR, via the coding sequence ATAGCGCTGGACGGAATAGACGGCTGCGGGAAAAGCACCCACTGCATCAGGCTTGCCGAATACTTCGGCTCGCTTGGGCGCAAGGTGCTTCTCACCCGTGAGCCGGGCGGAACCGAGATAGGAGCCGAGCTGAGGGCGAGACTTCTTTCAAGCAAATATGAACTGGAGCCCGAATCGGAGATGATGCTCTTTTTCGTGGACAGGCTTGAGCACCTCACAAAGAAGGTGATACCAGCGCTCAATGAAGGAATGGTGGTAATAAGCGACCGCTTCACGGCGTCCACCTTCGCTTATCAGGTCTTCGGACGGGGAATACCGGAAAACGTCTACACAGCGCTTGAGCGCATGGCGCTCAAGATTGTGCCGGATGTGGCAGTTATAATCGACAATGAGCCAATAACCTGCATAGCAAGAGCCAAAGCAAGGCTTGCGGAAGACGGCAAGTTTGACACGGAAGGCAAGTTTGAGCAGCTTTCCTACGACTTTTTCCGCAGCGTGCGGAACGGCTTTCTCACCTTCGCGGAAAGAAACGGCTATGTCCGCATTGTTGACGGTCTGGGAACTGTTGAGGAAGTATTCTCCCGCATACTCAGTAATGTAAGATGA
- a CDS encoding MOSC domain-containing protein: MSGKIHSINISEKKGVQKTPVDSVEMVNDFGIKNDAHSGKWHRQVSFLAQESIDKMVAKGLKVKGGDFAENITTIGVDLVSMKVGERLKIGGVEFIISQLGKLCHNRCAIYHAAGDCVMPREGIFGVVKGDGEVKLGDSVEKLPKEKITVAVVTLSDKGSKGERVDETGPALIEMVKKELDPSFTRLELIPDEVDQLRNIIKYLIDIQGFDLVITNGSTGLSPRDIAPDATLEMIEKRLPGFEEAMRMESFRKTPHALLSRAVCGTRKDSIILNVPGSPKGALENLEVVIKALPHAIKKLQGDPADCAAK; encoded by the coding sequence ATGTCAGGCAAAATCCATTCAATAAACATCAGCGAGAAAAAGGGAGTGCAGAAAACCCCTGTTGACTCCGTTGAGATGGTAAACGATTTCGGTATAAAAAACGATGCGCACAGCGGCAAATGGCACAGACAGGTAAGCTTTCTCGCTCAGGAAAGCATAGATAAGATGGTGGCAAAAGGTCTTAAAGTCAAAGGCGGCGACTTCGCCGAAAACATAACCACAATCGGAGTTGACCTCGTCAGCATGAAGGTGGGCGAAAGACTTAAAATCGGCGGTGTTGAGTTCATCATCTCCCAGCTTGGCAAGCTCTGCCACAACAGATGCGCAATCTACCACGCCGCAGGAGACTGCGTTATGCCCCGTGAGGGAATATTCGGCGTTGTCAAAGGTGACGGCGAAGTTAAACTCGGCGATAGTGTGGAAAAGCTCCCCAAGGAAAAAATAACCGTCGCCGTTGTCACCCTCAGCGACAAAGGGAGCAAAGGCGAGCGTGTTGACGAGACCGGTCCCGCCCTCATAGAGATGGTGAAAAAGGAGCTTGACCCCTCCTTCACAAGGCTTGAGCTCATACCCGATGAGGTCGATCAGCTTAGGAATATAATAAAATATCTCATAGACATTCAGGGCTTTGACCTTGTGATAACAAACGGCTCCACAGGGCTTTCTCCCCGTGACATAGCTCCGGACGCCACGCTTGAGATGATAGAAAAGCGCCTCCCGGGGTTCGAGGAAGCCATGCGGATGGAAAGCTTCAGGAAGACTCCCCACGCTCTTTTATCAAGAGCGGTTTGCGGAACCAGAAAAGACAGTATAATATTGAATGTGCCGGGAAGTCCCAAGGGCGCCCTTGAGAATCTTGAGGTCGTGATAAAGGCTCTTCCCCACGCCATAAAAAAGCTTCAGGGGGATCCCGCTGACTGCGCGGCAAAATAA
- the metG gene encoding methionine--tRNA ligase gives MTKQPFYITTPIYYVNDVPHIGHAYTTVACDAVSRFKRLTGHEVFFLTGTDEHGQKIEQAAEKKGITPKELADGVVQRFAGLWEKLNISNDDFIRTTDQIHKDSVQKLFKKMQENGDIYLGHYEGWYCTPCETYWTETQLLDGNCCPSCGRTTEKLKEPSYFFRMSKYGDALLKHIQDNPDFIKPESRRNEIISFIREGLKDLSVSRVSFKWGIPVPDDTDHVIYVWIDALTNYITALGYRDDAENFKKFWPATYHVVGKDILRFHTVYWPTMLMSAGLPLPKSVFAHGWWTVEGQKMSKSLGNAIDPYWLADTFGVDAIRYFLLREVPFGLDGDFSFRALIHRVNGDLANDLGNLLNRTLGMLTRYFGGVLPEYRVGDPIDTAMDAKIDSVFADVEKHLDTLAFNKALISIWELVSAFNKYIDDTAPWALAKDDAHKDRLGSVLYKILDGARLIATLISPFMPETARSMRVQLGLEPEIAPAPIEELKKNGGLKAGTLLDKSVQLFPRIDEKEMLDSIQKTRMPETKKAEEDAKPEAISVAIEFADFQKVAVKAGKILDAEKVEKSEKLLKLKVSLGENSERTIVAGIAKSYEPQQLKGKTVAVVANLKPAKLMGIASEGMVLAAFDGERHHVLILPDGIPAGTPIK, from the coding sequence ATGACAAAACAGCCTTTTTATATCACAACACCGATTTACTACGTAAATGACGTGCCCCACATAGGACACGCGTATACGACGGTTGCGTGTGATGCTGTTTCCCGCTTCAAACGCCTCACAGGACACGAAGTCTTCTTCCTCACCGGAACAGACGAACACGGACAGAAAATCGAACAGGCTGCGGAGAAGAAAGGAATAACTCCCAAGGAGCTCGCCGACGGCGTGGTTCAGCGCTTCGCCGGACTCTGGGAAAAGCTCAATATCTCTAATGACGATTTCATCCGCACAACGGATCAGATACATAAAGACTCCGTGCAGAAGCTCTTCAAGAAAATGCAGGAAAACGGCGACATCTACCTCGGTCATTACGAAGGCTGGTACTGCACCCCCTGCGAGACCTACTGGACAGAGACTCAGCTTCTCGACGGAAACTGCTGCCCATCCTGCGGCAGAACCACCGAAAAACTGAAAGAGCCCAGCTACTTCTTCCGTATGAGCAAATACGGGGACGCCCTCCTGAAGCACATTCAGGACAACCCCGACTTCATAAAACCGGAATCCAGACGAAATGAGATAATCTCCTTCATCAGAGAGGGGCTTAAGGATCTCTCCGTGAGCCGTGTCTCCTTCAAGTGGGGGATACCCGTTCCTGATGATACAGATCACGTTATCTATGTTTGGATCGACGCCCTCACCAACTACATAACCGCCCTCGGCTACAGGGACGACGCGGAAAACTTCAAAAAATTCTGGCCCGCTACATACCATGTGGTAGGAAAGGATATTCTCCGCTTCCATACCGTTTACTGGCCTACAATGCTCATGAGCGCCGGTCTTCCCCTGCCCAAAAGCGTTTTCGCCCACGGCTGGTGGACTGTTGAGGGGCAGAAGATGTCCAAATCCCTCGGCAACGCCATTGACCCTTACTGGCTGGCGGATACCTTCGGCGTGGACGCCATCAGGTATTTCCTGCTCCGTGAAGTGCCTTTCGGACTGGACGGCGACTTCTCGTTCAGGGCGCTGATACACAGGGTCAACGGAGATCTGGCAAACGATCTCGGCAACCTGCTGAACCGTACCCTCGGCATGCTCACACGCTACTTCGGCGGTGTTCTGCCCGAGTACAGGGTCGGCGATCCCATTGATACTGCAATGGATGCGAAAATTGACTCGGTATTTGCCGATGTGGAAAAGCATCTGGATACACTCGCCTTCAATAAAGCGCTGATAAGCATTTGGGAGCTGGTGAGCGCATTCAATAAGTACATTGATGACACAGCTCCTTGGGCTCTCGCCAAGGATGATGCGCATAAGGACAGACTCGGTTCCGTTCTCTATAAAATTCTGGACGGCGCAAGGCTCATCGCCACGCTTATCTCCCCGTTTATGCCCGAAACGGCAAGAAGCATGCGTGTTCAGCTCGGTCTTGAACCTGAGATAGCGCCCGCACCCATCGAAGAGCTCAAAAAAAACGGCGGACTGAAAGCGGGAACACTCCTTGACAAGTCAGTGCAGCTTTTCCCCAGAATAGATGAAAAGGAAATGCTGGATAGCATACAAAAAACCCGCATGCCTGAGACAAAAAAGGCGGAGGAGGACGCAAAACCGGAGGCGATCTCTGTTGCCATCGAGTTCGCGGATTTCCAGAAGGTTGCGGTCAAAGCGGGTAAAATCCTTGATGCTGAAAAGGTTGAGAAAAGCGAGAAGCTCCTCAAGCTGAAGGTCTCTCTCGGTGAAAACAGCGAGAGAACCATAGTGGCGGGCATAGCGAAGAGCTATGAGCCCCAACAGCTTAAGGGCAAAACAGTGGCAGTTGTCGCTAACCTAAAACCGGCTAAGCTCATGGGCATAGCGTCAGAAGGGATGGTGCTTGCCGCCTTCGATGGCGAGCGTCACCATGTGCTGATCCTCCCTGACGGAATACCCGCAGGCACACCCATAAAATAA
- a CDS encoding PSP1 domain-containing protein produces MKEIEVTGVAFKPAGKIYDFLSCGIETKHGEHVVVETEKGEDIAAVILSPRPMIIKNMDEMKKVVRKATEEDYARRAKNIEEEPAAFAECKELVVKHGLDMKLLKAEYTLDRSKLTFFFTSDGRVDFRALVRDLARVFRTRIEMRQVGVRDATKMLGGFGLCGKEFCCSTFLRKFDNISIKMAKDQNLILNPTKISGVCGRLMCCLLYEKESYSGIIDENGNTAKVEFTLGKAEDEGGNI; encoded by the coding sequence TTGAAAGAGATTGAAGTTACCGGAGTGGCGTTTAAGCCCGCCGGAAAAATATATGACTTTTTATCCTGCGGGATAGAGACAAAGCACGGCGAACATGTTGTTGTGGAAACGGAAAAAGGCGAAGACATCGCCGCCGTTATCCTTTCCCCCCGTCCCATGATTATCAAAAACATGGACGAAATGAAAAAGGTTGTCCGCAAGGCGACTGAGGAAGACTACGCCAGACGCGCCAAAAATATTGAGGAAGAGCCTGCCGCCTTTGCAGAGTGCAAGGAGCTTGTGGTAAAGCACGGTCTCGATATGAAGCTGCTCAAGGCCGAATACACTCTCGACAGGAGCAAGCTCACCTTCTTCTTCACCTCCGACGGCAGGGTCGATTTCCGTGCTCTGGTGCGTGACCTTGCCCGTGTCTTCCGCACCCGTATAGAAATGCGTCAGGTCGGCGTCAGGGACGCAACCAAGATGCTCGGCGGCTTCGGGCTCTGCGGAAAGGAGTTCTGCTGCTCCACATTCTTAAGAAAATTCGACAATATTTCCATAAAAATGGCGAAGGATCAGAACCTTATCCTCAACCCCACCAAGATCTCAGGGGTTTGCGGAAGGCTGATGTGCTGCCTGCTCTATGAAAAGGAATCGTACTCCGGAATCATAGACGAAAACGGCAACACGGCAAAGGTTGAGTTCACACTGGGCAAGGCGGAAGACGAAGGAGGAAACATATGA
- the leuC gene encoding 3-isopropylmalate dehydratase large subunit yields the protein MGKNLFQKVWEKHLVRELPSGQSQLFIGLHLIHEVTSPQAFAMIRELGLKVAYPDRTYATCDHIIPTDGRERPFADPMAEEMMQSIERNTEEFGIKFFNPESGAQGVVHIVGPEQGLTQPGMTVACGDSHTATHGAFGAIAFGIGTSQVRDVLATQTMTISPFKVRKIEIKGRLGDMVTSKDVILHVIRKLGVNGGLGYAYEFCGEAVKNMSMEARMTLCNMAIEGGARVGYINPDEVTFEYLKGRPYAPKGEEFEKRKEYWKSIASDADAEYDDVVVFDASEIEPMVTWGINPEQGIGISESIPVPVNETMKEALEYMKFGAGDKMEGKKIDVCFIGSCTNGRIEDFRMAAKYLRGRKAAPHVRALAVPGSYEVKALAEKEGLDVIFKEAGFEWREPGCSMCLAMNPDRLKGDQISASTSNRNFKGRQGSSTGRTLLVSPVMAAAAAVEGCIADCRKTFGGVK from the coding sequence ATGGGCAAAAATCTTTTTCAGAAAGTATGGGAAAAGCACCTTGTGCGTGAGCTTCCCAGCGGTCAGTCCCAGCTTTTTATCGGGCTGCATCTTATCCACGAAGTCACCAGCCCTCAGGCGTTCGCAATGATCAGGGAGCTTGGGCTTAAGGTGGCTTATCCGGACAGAACATACGCAACCTGCGACCACATTATCCCCACGGACGGGCGTGAGAGACCTTTCGCCGATCCCATGGCTGAGGAGATGATGCAGTCTATAGAAAGGAATACCGAAGAGTTCGGCATAAAGTTTTTCAATCCCGAGTCAGGCGCTCAGGGTGTTGTGCATATAGTCGGTCCGGAGCAGGGGCTTACCCAGCCGGGGATGACCGTTGCCTGCGGTGACTCGCACACGGCGACACACGGCGCTTTCGGCGCGATAGCCTTCGGGATCGGCACAAGTCAGGTGCGTGATGTTCTCGCTACTCAGACAATGACTATCTCCCCCTTCAAGGTGAGGAAGATTGAGATAAAAGGCAGGCTGGGCGACATGGTCACGTCAAAGGATGTTATCCTGCATGTGATCCGCAAGCTGGGTGTTAACGGCGGTCTGGGTTATGCTTACGAGTTCTGCGGCGAGGCCGTGAAGAATATGAGCATGGAAGCCAGAATGACTCTCTGTAACATGGCGATTGAGGGCGGCGCAAGGGTAGGCTACATCAACCCCGATGAGGTGACCTTCGAGTATCTCAAGGGCAGACCTTACGCTCCCAAGGGCGAAGAGTTTGAAAAACGTAAGGAATACTGGAAGAGCATAGCCTCCGACGCTGACGCTGAGTATGATGACGTGGTGGTTTTTGACGCATCCGAGATAGAGCCCATGGTCACATGGGGGATCAACCCTGAGCAGGGCATAGGCATTTCGGAAAGCATTCCCGTACCGGTGAACGAGACTATGAAGGAAGCCCTTGAATATATGAAGTTCGGTGCCGGCGATAAGATGGAAGGCAAGAAAATTGATGTCTGTTTCATCGGAAGCTGCACAAACGGGCGTATAGAGGATTTCCGCATGGCGGCAAAATATCTCAGGGGGCGCAAGGCGGCTCCCCATGTGCGGGCACTTGCCGTGCCCGGGTCATATGAGGTTAAGGCGCTTGCGGAGAAAGAGGGTCTGGATGTTATCTTCAAGGAAGCGGGCTTTGAATGGCGTGAGCCCGGCTGCTCCATGTGCCTTGCCATGAACCCCGACAGGCTCAAAGGGGATCAGATAAGCGCATCCACCTCAAACAGAAACTTCAAGGGGCGTCAGGGTTCCTCCACAGGCAGAACACTGCTTGTGAGCCCGGTTATGGCTGCCGCTGCCGCAGTTGAAGGCTGTATTGCCGACTGCAGAAAAACCTTCGGGGGTGTTAAATGA
- a CDS encoding AAA family ATPase — MRYTGHKREREIFSKALKAEKLVHAYIFSGKESCGKKLLAREIARSLFCGCALFEESASRHSAQVDALNHPDLHIFEDDSIPIEKVRKISETAYLSPHSANHKIFIIDNAHNMRTEASNAFLKTLEEPGENTVFFLITDKYDRLLPTIRSRCIHIEFSRLSDEEVVSIIKKLRPDVSNYEAAVKLAAGSVSQALYFLDNNAAEKWMLFEDLSGEKLYKRLEGLKEKDDIRIFCSVLYGFLLEKYRRAGDPVLLEFSNYLLDILQRLNYNVNLDIFRFDLFTKITEVLIERD, encoded by the coding sequence ATGAGATACACTGGTCACAAAAGGGAAAGAGAGATTTTCTCCAAGGCCCTGAAAGCGGAAAAGCTTGTTCATGCGTATATATTCAGCGGGAAGGAGAGCTGCGGCAAAAAGCTCCTTGCCCGTGAGATTGCCCGTTCGCTGTTCTGCGGGTGCGCTCTCTTTGAGGAATCAGCCTCCCGCCACTCAGCGCAGGTTGACGCGCTGAACCACCCCGATCTCCACATTTTCGAGGACGACTCCATACCCATAGAGAAGGTGCGGAAAATAAGCGAAACAGCGTATCTGAGCCCCCATTCGGCAAACCATAAAATATTCATAATCGACAACGCCCACAACATGCGCACAGAAGCCTCAAACGCTTTTCTCAAAACTCTTGAGGAGCCCGGGGAGAACACTGTGTTTTTCCTCATAACCGATAAATACGACCGCCTTCTGCCCACTATCCGTTCAAGGTGCATACACATAGAATTTTCCCGCCTCAGTGATGAGGAGGTTGTTTCCATTATAAAAAAACTCCGCCCCGATGTTTCAAACTACGAGGCGGCGGTTAAGCTTGCCGCCGGTTCCGTGTCGCAGGCTCTTTATTTTCTGGACAATAACGCAGCGGAAAAATGGATGCTTTTTGAGGATCTCAGCGGCGAAAAACTGTACAAGCGTCTGGAAGGACTGAAAGAAAAGGACGATATAAGGATTTTCTGCTCCGTTCTCTACGGCTTTCTTCTGGAAAAATACAGACGTGCCGGAGATCCCGTTCTGCTTGAGTTTTCAAACTATTTGCTGGATATTTTGCAGAGGCTTAACTATAATGTTAATCTTGACATTTTCAGGTTTGACCTGTTCACGAAAATAACAGAGGTTCTAATTGAAAGAGATTGA